The following nucleotide sequence is from Candidatus Zixiibacteriota bacterium.
CGGAACGCTCCTTTTTGCCCTGTGGGGCTGGGGAGTAGGAATTGCAAAACAGTTCTTTGGATTTAATCCTGTAATCGTGTCCGGCTTATGGGTGTTCTTTGAGCTGGCATTAATCAAACTCGGTTACACCAGCGGATTACTTACTCATTCTACACCTACGACTCCCTTTATTTTGAGACTGGTAACCCTGTTTGGTTTCGGGATCATCTCTTTTATAGTAGTTCTTCTAAACTCTCTTTTAATTAAAGCCATTGAATATGTGGCAAAAGCCTTTAAAGCTCAGACCTCAGAGTTTTCAATTTCAGAGCTATCATGGGATTTTGTAAAGAAATGCCATCTTTTCTCTCAAAGATTTTTTCTCATTCCACAACTGCGGGGACCACCTATACCTTCCTTTTGATCTTTTTAGATAGCGATTTTTTACAAATTAACTATATGTCAATTCGCAGGTGGAGGAAATTATGTTTCGAAAAATGTCTGTGATTTTGATACTGATTACTTTTCTGGCCGTGACAGAGGGAAATATAATGGCAGCAGTGACTTTTAATATCACAATTGCCACTAAGCACGATCTGGGAAGCAATCAATGCAGGTATATTGTGGCAGGTGTGGTGGATACAGTAACTGTACATAAGAATTACAATATAGTGCTCCGGAATAAGGATTCCTTTGACGTTACACTTGACACACTTAAGATTACCCGAACAAATGGTGCTACACAATGGGATACAACTTGGACAGGGATCGCAGGTGCCGTTAAGGTACAGGCCACCTTAACAGATGTCACAGGCTTCACTCGTGCCGTGGCTGACTCCGTATATACTACAAGTCTTCTATATTTCGAACCAGGTCTCACTCAATGGGGTTTGATCATTCTGATTGCTTTGATTATTGTGGCCGGTGTCTATCTCTGGTTGAGGAGAAAACCTGTAACAGCCTAAATACAGGGTGAGGATAGCAAAACATAAACCCCCTTTAGTATCAGTCTAAAGGGGGTTTATAATGATTATGAGAAAATTCACAGCGGAGTAAACGGATTAAGCAGATTATGGTAACAGATTTATCAGCCTCAAGGTCAAATTCGAGTTAATCAAATTAATCTGCTGGGAGGACTTTTTTTCAGAAAAATGGAAGGGTGAAGTCTCAAGACCTTGACGGCCTTCCGCTACATAATTGGTAAAATAGACATTCTTGTCTATTTTTTTCGCTGTCAGAGAGCAAAGCCTGTCCTACGGAGGCGTAGCCACGTAGCCACAGGAATGTCTGACCTACCGGTACATTGGAGAAGATTTTTATGTAGCGGAAACCTTTCCTATGGATCCGTTTCTCGGACAGGTTTCCATAAAAAAACTTGACAAACTAAATTTCCTTACCTACCCTTACACCATATGAAAAAAAAGCCAAAAGGACCAATCACTGATAATAGAAAAGAATCCATTCCCAAAGAAGAAAAAAGAAGCAAAGCTTCCAAAGCAATTTTACGATTTGTCCTTTTATTTATAGGATTGCTGATTCTCTTAATCATTTTATTCTCCTTAACCGCAGATAAATTCTTATCCTCACCCATTGAAAAAATAGAAATAGCTACTGCTCATTCAGTCGGTCTGGTTTTAAATCTTTTTGGAATGGGAGCACGGGTAAGCCAGAAGTTTTTAAGTCTAAAAAACTTCTCCGTCGAAATTATAGCCGAGTGCACCGGACTCTATGAGATATTTATTTTCTTAGCGGCAATGTTGGCTTATCCAGCCAGTTTTAAAAAGAAACTCTGGGGTGTTTTCTTAGGTATCCCGTTCATATTTTTAGTCAACATCTTAAGGATGGTTGTTATAACAGTCGTCTCCAATTACCGACCATCAGCCTTTGAA
It contains:
- the xrtH gene encoding exosortase H; the encoded protein is MKKKPKGPITDNRKESIPKEEKRSKASKAILRFVLLFIGLLILLIILFSLTADKFLSSPIEKIEIATAHSVGLVLNLFGMGARVSQKFLSLKNFSVEIIAECTGLYEIFIFLAAMLAYPASFKKKLWGVFLGIPFIFLVNILRMVVITVVSNYRPSAFEFMHLYFWQVALILILLSAWILWIEKIVKSERF